One region of Penaeus vannamei isolate JL-2024 chromosome 36, ASM4276789v1, whole genome shotgun sequence genomic DNA includes:
- the LOC113828612 gene encoding uncharacterized protein, which produces MFTLATVSVVSSFLLWTVYHSFLDFNNTQIPQDSPDWQDISHSTRDPNFHDISEKMDWASTSPKSVEEKSDPNALNKNHLEGHVIGSLSKDLSEIQKNFKGADERPKASKRILSDTFESKVSLKGDTGSHDNINDSPENSVKSGDTAWKDNDYMNTYNRDDDDVYDDKDIDDDDDDVSSATVRYTDEVDQITKDEDRTDIKDKATDADMTDWEEDGIKGTTEKSITQELHEEADRSLIQEDKEITKDEILSEIQTFSDSLRNISDNVIKLIVKNKEDFKGVPTMPKMSSKMEENLNLKGRLADGNSASILYSLVSYIFHLESNKSLQISSQTRINTKNLMNLGPSEDITNIPAETRSHSIDTKIQQDEDLNLNLKLVQSPSSTPKPKIIKVNNILRVKTQIQDDFTTYLKGQTWEVFVTLAAVVVGVLLLMMFMVLWGTQHVRKRENRKRLHRIQAMENQGEI; this is translated from the coding sequence ATGTTTACCCTCGCCACCGTGTCTGTAGTCAGCTCCTTCTTGCTGTGGACGGTCTATCACAGTTTCTTGGATTTCAACAACACCCAAATCCCGCAGGACTCTCCTGATTGGCAAGACATCTCACATTCGACTAGAGATCCCAATTTCCACGACATCTCGGAGAAAATGGATTGGGCTTCAACAAGTCCAAAATCGGTGGAGGAAAAATCTGATCCAAATGCTCTGAATAAGAATCATTTGGAAGGACATGTCATTGGCTCTTTATCCAAAGACTTATCTGAGATTCAAAAGAATTTCAAGGGTGCTGATGAGAGACCCAAGGCATCGAAGAGGATACTCTCCGATACATTTGAAAGTAAGGTTTCTTTGAAAGGTGATACAGGTAgccatgataatataaatgactcACCTGAAAATTCTGTCAAATCAGGAGATACTGCTTGGAAAGATAATGACTATATGAACACTTACaacagagatgatgatgatgtatatgatgataaggatatagatgatgatgatgatgatgtcagttCCGCTACTGTTAGGTATACTGATGAAGTCGACCAGATCACCAAGGATGAAGATAGAACTGACATAAAAGATAAAGCTACTGATGCTGATATGACAGACTGGGAAGAAGATGGAATTAAAGGTACAACAGAGAAAAGTATCACCCAAGAGCTCCATGAAGAAGCTGACAGATCCCTCATTCAAGAGGATAAGGAAATCACAAAAGACGAGATCCTGAGTGAAATTCAGACATTCAGTGACAGTCTTCGTAACATCAGTGACAATGTGATCAAACTTATtgtaaagaataaagaagactTTAAGGGGGTTCCTACAATGCCTAAAATGTCtagtaaaatggaagaaaaccTTAATCTGAAAGGAAGGTTGGCAGATGGAAATTCTGCCAGCATTCTGTACTCCCTTGTTAGTTACATTTTCCACCTCGAGAGCAACAAATCACTGCAGATTTCCTCACAGACACGGATAAATACCAAAAATCTCATGAATTTGGGACCTAGTGAAGATATAACTAATATTCCTGCTGAAACTCGGTCACACTCGATAGACACAAAAATACAGCAGGACGAAGACCTTAATCTAAACCTAAAGCTGGTACAGTCACCGAGCTCGACACCCAAACCGAAAATCATCAAAGTCAACAACATTTTAAGAGTGAAGACTCAAATACAAGATGACTTCACAACTTATTTGAAAGGTCAGACATGGGAGGTCTTTGTAACTCTGGCagctgtggtggtgggggtgctTCTACTCATGATGTTCATGGTCCTTTGGGGGACACAACACGTTCGCAAGAGGGAGAACCGCAAGAGATTACACAGGATCCAAGCAATGGAAAATCAAGGGGAAATTTAG